A stretch of Aedes aegypti strain LVP_AGWG chromosome 2, AaegL5.0 Primary Assembly, whole genome shotgun sequence DNA encodes these proteins:
- the LOC5571838 gene encoding serine protease SP24D — MMATLITFSMALAIIVAASVAMPPPGGKIVGGQFADRHQFPHQIALFFEGRFRCGGSIIDRKWVLTAAHCILDEMTPLPAKDMTVYAGSANLEEGGQFFTVYKAFAHEEYGDSKNDIALLLLDDEFEFDDTVNKIELFSGELKNGDEVTISGFGREGTELPASEQLKFNSMFVQQDEVCEYLMAQTGPGLICLNNDAHNGACMGDSGGPAVFEDNLVGVANFVLNECGTVYPDGYAKVSFYREWIDGVMKQ; from the exons ATGATGGCCACCTTGATAACCTTTTCGATGGCACTGGCCATCATTGTTGCAGCATCGGTAGCAATGCCACCTCCTGGCGGAAAAATCGTCGGAGGCCAATTCGCCGATCGCCATCAATTTCCCCACCAGATTGCGCTGTTCTTCGAAGGTCGCTTCCGCTGTGGTGGCTCCATCATCGATCGCAAATGGGTCCTCACGGCTGCCCATTGTATTTTGGACGAGATGACTCC ACTTCCAGCAAAGGATATGACCGTGTATGCTGGATCCGCCAATCTCGAAGAAGGAGGTCAATTCTTCACGGTGTACAAGGCCTTTGCCCACGAAGAGTACGGCGACAGCAAAAACGATATTGCTTTGCTTCTGCTGGATGAcgaatttgaatttgatgacACCGTGAATAAGATCGAACTGTTCAGTGGAGAGTTGAAAAATGGTGACGAAGTTACCATCTCGGGCTTCGGGCGCGAAGGCACGGAATTGCCCGCTTCTGAACAGTTGAAATTCAACTCGATGTTTGTACAGCAAGATGAGGTGTGCGAATATTTGATGGCGCAAACCGGGCCAGGATTGATCTGTCTGAACAATGACGCCCATAACGGAGCATGCATGGGTGATTCCGGTGGTCCAGCTGTATTCGAAGATAACCTGGTCGGAGTGGCCAACTTTGTGCTGAACGAATGCGGCACCGTATATCCGGATGGCTACGCCAAGGTTTCCTTTTACCGGGAATGGATCGATGGAGTGATGAAGCAGTAA